The Zingiber officinale cultivar Zhangliang chromosome 9A, Zo_v1.1, whole genome shotgun sequence genome window below encodes:
- the LOC122020339 gene encoding UPF0426 protein At1g28150, chloroplastic-like has translation MALLLGSILLPAKWENRFPSPSTISAMERRRMKPSFSVKAFVNPLDDPILKQAFKEPVAFVGGVFAGLLRLDLNEEPLREWIAKTVEVAGIDAEGDAQGNAAEADDEGPQPIEIE, from the exons ATGGCTCTCCTCCTCGGCTCAATCCTCCTCCCCGCCAAG TGGGAGAATAGATTTCCATCTCCTTCAACGATTTCCGCCATGGAGAGGCGGCGGATGAAGCCTTCGTTCTCCGTCAAGGCTTTCGTGAATCCCTTGGACGATCCCATCCTCAAGCAAGCCTTCAAG GAGCCGGTGGCGTTCGTGGGCGGGGTGTTCGCGGGCCTCCTGCGGCTCGATTTGAATGAGGAGCCGCTCCGGGAGTGGATCGCCAAGACCGTCGAGGTCGCCGGGATCGACGCCGAGGGTGACGCCCAAGGGAATGCGGCGGAGGCGGACGACGAGGGTCCTCAGCCGATCGAGATCGAGTGA